A DNA window from Ornithodoros turicata isolate Travis chromosome 10, ASM3712646v1, whole genome shotgun sequence contains the following coding sequences:
- the LOC135369792 gene encoding uncharacterized protein LOC135369792: protein MQPGRLFTTIYRGVSHPNHSTRHSAALFNSAHAEEEKGLPATMRHGDNQAAGSSITVEVHYTLLLVIMVSSVAINGLVFLLFYHRPSLRLTSNKFVLNMAIVHLLQTFLVMPFVFVSVMFQGWIFREVMCQIHGATTLCLTMANVLSILLIAVDRNCAVNSPLHYSMTITKKRTSGLIVSAWVFSVSVSLPPLAKVSRYEYQDRWALCTVVWYEADLLTIAYSCLLFVVGFLLPFVRITWIYTSMFRAARKNSARARLHNFNTPELSPPPDGQQPCAMYIHRRTAWTKRTSSLSQASSLFGDEWKAVRTGLLVVMSFTACFLPFFSVILLEPHTRSYDIVFRNLPAISMLLIFSSSLIGPYLYVIRNKATRKHVRKIFTCLRRKPSIFSSKGYHYSRPAPDSHFSGDNAADVGSSVSIHSATSGDYQKTLVAHSLYQNKSGNWKIVTVAAPPSRRSSLGSNIILRPRGEDLQQYYQQRCASSLRATAIRNGYNRRASLDNSKVLSARHDRADRDFDLASIPSPNSQECRSMSFRLRGRFANRDESIETCYSSCDSSYGQEDWSRFVEQPTRRGRTDSHCSVSTLLCNEQQLSSIAQVHQYRVCGTSTASYGSRPVLKRGRSFAFDEGDTSYLPSPKISQYGGVRKSHFVNAKSYPRHSSSETTTTTLGSSTSTDSQDIPSVSSPPPVFQYQHCAHMQQRALQEERRDSGFEDAMLGKCDICYTIVDETGSIKAVKFVEQ, encoded by the coding sequence ATGCAGCCTGGCCGCTTGTTCACCACGATTTACCGCGGTGTCTCCCATCCCAACCACAGCACCAGGCATTCGGCGGCCCTCTTCAACTCTGCCCATGCGGAGGAGGAAAAAGGTCTCCCCGCCACCATGCGGCACGGCGACAACCAGGCGGCGGGCAGTTCCATCACCGTGGAGGTCCACTACACGCTCCTACTCGTCATCATGGTGTCTAGTGTGGCCATCAACGGACTGGTCTTCTTGCTTTTTTACCACAGACCTTCCTTGCGCCTAACGTCCAACAAATTTGTGCTCAACATGGCAATCGTGCATCTCCTACAAACGTTCCTAGTCATGCCCTTCGTGTTCGTCTCCGTTATGTTTCAAGGGTGGATCTTCCGCGAGGTCATGTGCCAAATCCACGGTGCAACGACTCTGTGCTTAACTATGGCAAACGTTCTGTCCATCCTGCTTATAGCGGTAGACAGGAACTGCGCAGTGAATAGCCCTCTCCACTACTCAATGACTATAACAAAGAAGAGAACAAGTGGCCTTATCGTGTCAGCCTGGGTTTTCTCCGTGAGTGTTTCTCTTCCTCCGCTGGCCAAGGTGTCCAGGTACGAGTACCAGGACAGGtgggcgttgtgcactgtgGTATGGTACGAGGCGGACCTGTTGACGATCGCGTATTCGTGCCTCTTGTTCGTTGTTGGCTTCCTGTTGCCCTTTGTACGCATCACGTGGATCTACACGTCCATGTTCAGAGCTGCTAGAAAAAACAGTGCCAGAGCGCGGCTGCATAATTTCAACACTCCGGAACTGAGTCCTCCGCCCGACGGCCAGCAACCGTGCGCAATGTACATCCATCGGAGAACGGCATGGACGAAGCGCACGTCATCGCTCAGCCAGGCTTCGTCTCTGTTCGGCGACGAGTGGAAAGCGGTCAGGACTGGACTGCTGGTCGTCATGTCGTTCACGGCCTGCTTCCTCCCCTTCTTCTCGGTTATTCTCTTGGAGCCTCATACGAGGAGCTACGACATCGTCTTCAGAAACCTGCCAGCAATATCCATGCTCCTTATTTTCTCTTCTTCACTCATTGGACCCTACCTGTACGTGATACGCAACAAGGCGACTAGAAAACATGTGCGAAAGATATTCACCTGCTTAAGGCGTAAGCCGAGCATATTCTCTTCAAAGGGCTACCATTACAGCCGACCTGCGCCAGATAGCCACTTCTCAGGGGACAACGCTGCGGACGTCGGAAGTTCTGTGTCTATACACTCTGCTACTAGCGGAGATTACCAGAAGACATTGGTCGCGCATTCGTTATACCAGAATAAATCCGGCAACTGGAAGATCGTGACAGTAGCCGCTCCACCCAGTCGACGCAGTTCTCTTGGAAGCAACATCATCCTGAGGCCGCGGGGGGAAGACCTACAGCAGTATTACCAGCAGAGGTGCGCGTCGAGTCTGCGAGCGACGGCAATACGCAACGGCTATAACCGGCGAGCCTCTCTGGACAATTCCAAAGTCCTCTCCGCGAGGCACGACCGTGCCGACCGGGACTTTGACCTGGCATCAATACCATCGCCCAACAGTCAGGAGTGCCGCAGCATGTCGTTCCGTCTCCGCGGACGGTTTGCCAACCGAGACGAGTCCATCGAAACCTGTTACAGCTCCTGCGACAGCAGCTACGGTCAGGAAGACTGGAGTCGATTTGTGGAACAGCCCACGCGCCGGGGCCGGACAGACTCGCACTGCAGCGTGTCCACTTTGCTCTGCAACGAGCAGCAGCTGTCCAGCATTGCCCAGGTTCACCAGTACAGGGTATGTGGTACCTCGACGGCCAGCTACGGCAGTCGACCCGTTCTCAAGAGGGGAAGGTCCTTCGCCTTCGATGAGGGAGACACTTCTTACCTTCCGTCGCCGAAAATTTCGCAGTACGGCGGAGTACGCAAGTCGCATTTCGTCAACGCCAAGAGCTATCCCAGGCACAGTTCCAGCGAGACGACGACCACGACCCTGGGATCATCTACGTCGACGGACTCCCAGGACATCCCTTCGGTGTCGTCTCCTCCGCCGGTGTTTCAGTACCAGCATTGCGCGCACATGCAACAGCGTGCCCTACAGGAGGAAAGAAGAGACTCTGGCTTCGAAGATGCGATGCTAGGGAAGTGTGATATCTGCTATACAATCGTTGACGAGACTGGTTCTATCAAAGCTGTTAAATTTGTAGAGCAGTGA